A stretch of Rhodothermales bacterium DNA encodes these proteins:
- a CDS encoding serine hydrolase, with protein MMHGVRLVRVMALALLLGAARSAGAQAPAIDPVLQQRIAERVAPFRGDVGVYVRHLPTGREVRINADSLFPTASMIKVPILLNPFDAIEHGQLLYHQPLVYRDSLLYEGEDILGSFKDGETILLSKVIMLMITMSDNTASLWLQHLSGTGTAINEWLANAGFTATRMNSRTPGRRADWERYGWGQTSPREMAELLVMIREGRAVSAAASDEMYRALTRIYWNDEALSQIPPYVQAASKQGAVNRSRSEVVLVNAPHGDYVFCVITKNQVDESWAEDNEGFVLLRDVSRILWEYFER; from the coding sequence ATGATGCACGGCGTGCGACTGGTTCGGGTCATGGCCCTCGCGCTCCTTCTCGGTGCGGCGCGGAGCGCCGGCGCGCAGGCGCCGGCGATCGATCCGGTGCTCCAGCAGCGCATCGCCGAACGCGTCGCCCCGTTCCGCGGAGACGTCGGCGTCTATGTGCGGCACCTGCCCACAGGGCGAGAAGTGCGCATCAACGCCGACTCGCTGTTCCCCACGGCGAGTATGATCAAGGTCCCGATCCTGCTCAACCCGTTCGATGCGATCGAACACGGCCAGCTGCTCTATCACCAGCCGCTCGTCTATCGCGACTCCCTCCTGTACGAAGGCGAGGACATCCTCGGGTCGTTCAAGGATGGCGAGACCATCCTGCTGAGCAAGGTGATCATGCTGATGATCACGATGAGCGACAACACGGCGAGCCTGTGGCTCCAGCATCTCAGCGGCACCGGCACGGCGATCAACGAATGGCTCGCGAACGCCGGCTTCACCGCTACGCGGATGAACTCGCGCACGCCGGGCCGGCGGGCCGACTGGGAGCGGTACGGCTGGGGGCAAACCTCGCCCCGCGAGATGGCCGAGTTGCTGGTGATGATCCGCGAAGGACGCGCCGTGAGCGCCGCCGCCAGCGACGAGATGTACCGCGCGCTGACGCGCATCTACTGGAACGACGAGGCGCTGTCCCAGATACCGCCCTACGTCCAGGCCGCCTCCAAACAGGGCGCCGTAAATCGGTCGCGCTCGGAGGTCGTCCTGGTCAATGCGCCCCACGGCGACTATGTATTTTGCGTGATTACGAAGAACCAGGTGGACGAAAGCTGGGCGGAAGACAACGAAGGATTCGTATTGTTACGCGATGTTTCGAGGATCCTGTGGGAGTACTTCGAACGTTAG